The sequence TATATCGGCGGCTGCGCTGCGGGAATCCGGCTGCTCAAAGGCAGCCGGTCCGGGGTAATCATCAGCTGGATTTCCTTTGCCGCGACGGCGGCGGTCTTCCCGTTTACAGGCATGGCCATTGCTTATCCATGCATCGTCATTGCTTTTTATTTGGGTTTTACTTTCTACAAGAAACGTAAGAACCCGCTTAAACTTCAAGCGGTCCCGGCAAATCGTTCGGATCAACGGACCGAAGTTTCCTGAAATAAGGCTATTACAAAAGCCAACGGCAGAGCATCGTATGAAGCTCTGCCGTTGGCTTTTTTTATTGGGGTGCCATAACCCAGTTTACTTATCCCAATTTACCAGTTTAACGGGATTTTGACCCGCAGCGGTTCGGCATCCTTGCCAGCCGGATGGTTAACCTCATTCATTAGTTAACATAATAATTATTATGTTAACTAATTTCACCTTGTGGTTTTATTTCCCATATATAGAAACTTTACTTGCGTCTCAGGAGTCAAATACATAAAAGAATAACAAGGAGATGAAATTATTGAAAAAAACAGCTTATATTCTGAACACATTGCTCGCCGCAGCCCTGTTTACCACCGGTGACGGTCTTTACGGACACATCGCCGCGGCAGATACCGCACATGGAAATAACTCTTCTGTTTCCGCCGCAGCCGACTCCGCAACTCCTACGCTTAAGCCCCTTTGGCATGCACAAACGAACGAAAGCGGACTTTATGATAAGCATGCCCCCGTGTCAAACAGCCTTGTATATTATGCCGCAAGCGGCAAGCTCATAGCGGCAGATCTCGCGACAGGCAAGGTGAAATGGTCCATTCCGGGAGGGCAGTATCCCGAAGTAATAACCAACAACTCCGTCTTATACATTACAAGCGGCGGCAATCTGGTGTGTGCGGATGCCCGAAACGGGAAGATAACCTGGAAAGCAAAAGGGATCAACCCCTTTTCAGAGGTCGGAGCGCATGCCGAACTTGTAAGTGGGACCTTGATTTATTTTAACGAGAACGGTGGACTCGCTGCCTATAATCCTTCTAACGGCAAGAAAAAATGGGAGAACAAAGCATTGCCTATGTACGCAAGCTCCCTGATCGGCCAATATGACGGTGTACTCATAGTATCCAGTACGGTCGATAATTACCGGACCCAATTTTTCGGCCTTGATCCCGCTACCGGCAAAAAACTTTGGAGAACCGAGGGCATTTACTCCTTCCTCGCCTACCGGAACGGACAGCTTATGATGCGCCGGCTGCCAAACCTTTCAACGGTTAGCGGAGGAGTCGCTGCTCCCGGTTATTTGGTCACTTTCGTTCAACTGAATCCCCGAACTGGAAAGGTGACCGGAACGGAGAACTACACTCCGCTTCATGATATAAGCCGACTCGGCAACAGCTATACCGCCATTGTGGGCCCCTATCTCTATACCGCCGACGGCAATCTCGACAAGAACGAAACCATCCTTCGCCGCTATACTTTAGGCCAAGACAGCAATGCCAAACCTGTCAGCTATGAACAGAATGGAAAATGGTTGTCCGGTCCGGAAAACGGCATGGCCTTCTTTTCACAGGGAACTGAATTGACCGGTGTCAAACTTAGTAAGCATAGTATAAGATCCTACGGCCGCTTTCCTAGTCCCGTTACCCGTGTTCAAGCCATAGGTAAGGGCGTGTTCGCTAGTTTGGACAACGGAGACATTTACTTGATCGAGGCTGCGACGGGCAAAAGTCTCGGACGTATCGCAACGAACGCCACCGAGATCGGCAATGCATATGTGGTGAACGATGTACTACTCATTCAGACGAACAAGGGATTATTCGCCGCCACCCTTCCGAAACCGTTATAATATCCATAAAATGGGGTAAATCCGCCCGTCCACTTCATCATCCACAAGAATAAAAATCGCTCAAATCAAAAACAGCGTATAATTTATGTTATACGCTGTTTTTTCGCGGCATAAATGACCGTTTTTTTGATCATTTTACGGCCTTGATTCATTAACACAAACATATCCACAAATCTTTTTAGCTATAGGGATCATTCTAGGGATTTCAGGACAAATGCGTGTTAAAATGTCTGAAAGGATTCAAAGTAAGAATACCGCGTGGCTCCTTTTTCATGAAAGCAGATACATACTTTGGGGAGGAATATGATATGGAGAGACCTATGATAGGGATTTTACCTTTGTATGATAAGGACAAAGAAAGCTACTGGATGCTGCCAGGTTATATGAAAGGGATTGAAGATGCTGGTGGAATTCCGTTCATGTTGCCATTAACCTCGGATATAGAGATCATTACAAAAATAGCAAATAGGTTTGATGGCTTTCTCTTTACAGGTGGACATGACGTTAATCCCGAAATTTACGGTGAGAACGTAGAAGAGGTTTGCGGGGAAATGTGTAAAGAGCGGGATGATATGGAGACAGCTCTATTTAAACAAGTAGTAGATTTGGATAAACCCGCATTTGGGATCTGCCGTGGGATACAGTTGTTTAACGCCTTGCTTGGCGGAACTCTATATCAGGATATTCCAACTCAGCTAAGATCTGAAGTTGAACACAAACAAGTACCTCCATATACTAAGCCAGTTCACAATGTTTACATAGAAAAGGGAAACCCACTTTACCATATTATTCAAACCGAATCTTTAAAAGTAAATAGCTACCATCATCAGGGGATTAAGCAGCTATCTGAGCAATTACTTTCCGTTGCGGAAGCTGAAGATGGACTAATAGAAGCTGTTATTATGCCGCAAAAAAAGTTTATCTTCGCTGTTCAGTGGCATCCGGAATTTAACTACAAATTGGATGATTATAACTTTAGATTATTTGAGGAATTTGTAAGATCATGTGAGAATTAAGGAGTTAAACTTGTTTCCGCTCGTCCCAAACAAACAGGTACCGACCTTTTCATAGAAGAAATCCGTACCTGTTTGTTTCATCTTTTGCAATTCTTTAGGAATTCAGAGTTTGTGGCTGTACCGTAGCTTGTTCATCTAATTTCAGCTGTAGTAGCTGCCCGGCATGGGTCAATCCGGCACCAAAACCATACATAAGAATCCAATCCCCATTTTTCACTTTTCCATCGCGAATGCCAAGGTCAAAAGATAAAGGAATGGTCGCAGCCGAGGTATTCCCGAAGTTGACCAAGCTGTACAGCGTCTTTTCCATCGGGTGGCCTATTTTTTCACAGATCGGCTCGATGATCCGCAAATTGGCGCTATGAGGGATAAACCAGTCCACTTTATCTATAGTCATTTCCGTTTTATTCAAAATTTCTTTAATACCACCAGGAATATTTCTAACCACCCATCGAAAAACTTCTCGGCCATTTTGGACAATGCACCCTGTATCTACCAATTCAATACCATTGACCTTATTCGCCAAACCGGTACGATACACATGATGCGCCCCGCTCCCGTCACTTCCCATATGATATCCAATGAAGCTATTAAAATGGTCATCTCTTTCAACTAGTACGGCGCCGGCTCCATCACCAAATAAAATGCAGGTGGTTCGATCGGTGTAATCCGTTATTTTGGACATGGTATCCGCGCCGATGACCAGAATTTTGCCGTGAAGCCCAGATGAAATCATACTGTGTGCCGTATGCAAAGCATATACAAATCCGGAGCATGCCGCACTTATATCTATTGCTCCCGTCTGAGCGATATGTAATCGATTCTGCACAAGGCTGGCAACCGATGGAAACGAAAAATCCGGCGTACTGGTTGCTACAATCACCATATCCACATCTTCAACCGTTTTATTGAATCGCTGAATCAAATTTTTTACGGCAGCCACACATAAATCACTGGTAAATTCATCAGGATGGCTAATTCTGCGTTCTTCAATACCCGTTCTTTGAATGATCCATTCATTATTCGTATCAACCCTACGCTCCAAATCAAAATTGGTTAGTCTCTTTTCGGGCACATAAGTCCCAATAGCGGTTATTCTCGCCCCTGCCATATTTTCACCTCACATTAATTGATAACATGATACTAGTACCTGGTGCTAATTATAGTGTAAGATGTTGGAAAAAACAATATAATTTTATATCCTGAATCTTAAATGAACCCAGAAAAAAATAGTAATTTATTTCGAATGACTAGAAGGAATTTTGATATTTGTATTTAATTAATATAAATAGAGTTTTATGTAAGAAACTAATAGTAGAGGTGGTTTAGTAAATGAAGAAAATTTTTTTGTTGGCAGCTATCTTGGTCCTTATTCTCACAGCAGCTTTCAATTCAGTAAATGCCGCATCTGCTCAAGCCGAGGAAAGAGTAATCGTCTTGTTCAAAGACAAAATTGACAAGGATTTGATTGCAAACAATGGAGGGAAAATTAACAGAGAACTAAGAAACTTACCAGCCATATCCATCAGTGTCCCTTCAGTCGCTTTACAAGGGCTTTCCAGAAATCCGAATATTGAACTTATTGAGAAAGATTCAATAGTGAAGGTAGAAGGGCAAGTTTCGGATTGGGGAATTGATGATGTAAAAGCACCCGTTGCATGGAATTCCGGTTACACTGGAACGGGGGTGAAAATCGCTGTAGTTGATACAGGAATATCACTTAGCCATTCGGATCTTTCAGTAGCAGGTGGAGCTTCTTTTGTGGCCTATACAAATTCCTATAATGATGACAATGGTCACGGTACCCATGTATCTGGAATCATTGGCGCCCGAAATAATGATATTGGAACCATTGGCGTAGCCCCTGATTCTGATCTGTACGCAGTGAAAGTGCTTGATTCCAGTGGAAGCGGCTATCTCTCGGATGTAATCGCGGGGATTGACTGGGCCATCACCAACCAAATGGATATTATTAATTTAAGCTTAGGAAGTACAACCGATTCTCCTACATTGCACCAGGCAGTAGATAAGGCTTATAACAACGGTACCTTGGTTGTTGCTGCAGCCGGAAACAGCGGCTTGATTAACGGTAACGGCGATACGGTTGAATATCCCGCAAAATACGATTCCGCTATTGCAGTAGCCGCAGTAGATTCATCTAATAATCGTGCCAGCTTTTCGTCGACGGGTCCAAAAGTTGAAGTGTCAGCACCGGGTGTTTCCATCTACTCTACGTATTTGAATAATGGTTATACAAAGCTGTCAGGTACATCAATGGCCACTCCTTATACTACTGGTATACTTGCCCTTCTAAAACAGCAGAATCCTGCTCTGACCAATATTGAACTTCGGGATAAGCTTGATCAAAACGTAGTGGATCTCGGGGCTACGGGGCGTGATACTCTTACAGGATACGGATTAATTCAGGCCCAAGCTCAGCCTCTCGAGTCTAACAAGACAGTCTTGAGTGTTACTACAGATAAAGATGCTTACTTGAAAGGAGAAACCGTTACTGTAGAAGCTACAGTTAAGGACTCCAATTTAAATGCTTTGAACGGGGCAACTGTAAACTTAACGATTACCTCTCCAAACGGAAGCCAAACTAATACAGTTCAGACCACCGATTCTAGCGGGGCAGTTGTATTCAATATAGCTACGAATAAAAAAACTAAGACAGGAACCTACAAAATTAATGTTCAATCATCCTTATCCGGTTACTCAAGCAGTAATGCAACCATGGAGTATACTATAAACTAGTAACCAAATTGATGCAAAAAGGCAGTGGAATTTTCCATTGCTTTTTTGTTTTGAATGAAGGCAATCTCCACCATTTCTATCCCCCACCCTGCTGAACCGGTTGCCGCCAGGCCGCATAGAATACTGGGAAATGAAGCAATATGCGCAAAGGTGGAATCTATGATATGTCCAAGAACAAGCGCGGCAAAGCGCTCTGGCGCATGCCTTCCCGCGGGAGGGGAACCTGCCCCCTGTGCGGCAGCACACGGATCAAACTATTATATACTGCCAAAGGACTTCAAGGCGAAAAACTGACGGTGTGCAAAAAATGTCAAGGCAAACAGGCGGGGTAGCATTCACAGAGAGCCATATCGGCATTAAGTTTATCTAGTCTCGTTGTGCAACAACCTCACGATGCGGTTGACTCGCGGGTTATCCACTTTTTATAAGAGACGGGTAACCCGTGTACTCCTTGTCCCGAAAGCTGTATCCCCTTTTTCAATCCGCATAAAAGGGATAGTACCAGCGTAGCTGTCACCAAGGGCAAAGTAGATGTAAATTAAATGGGGAATTTATTTATAACTTCGTTATATTCTTGCTGGGCATCGGTGATTGCAAGCTTCGAATAGATTTCCAATGACTTCCGGCTTTCATGGCCGGAATACGGCTGTATGAGTGCGTCATCGATGCCCTGTTTTTTGAGCCAGGTCAACAGAAAATGACGCAGCTTGTGTGGCGACAGGTCTTGAGCAAGTTCAGCTTCTTCCGAATATTTAGCCAAAATCTTTCGTATTCCCCGATCCGTATACTTTTTCTTCCACGATGATTCAAATAAATAGACCGCATGTTTTTTCTTCATCGCGTCAGCGTGCATCGCCAGCAGTTCTTTAAATGACTGAGGGAACGGAACGATGCGATCCTTGCCGCCCTTTCCATTATTAATGCGAACTTGGCAGTAATGAAAATCAATATCCGTCAGCCGAATATTGATGAGTTCGCTAACGCGGATACCGGTATACATGAGTGTCTTGACAATCATCATGTCTTGGAAATTTTTTGACTTCCAGACTACTTCGTAATAACGCTTAAGTTCTTCCTCTGTTGGCACGTATGGCAGCTTCTTGGATGTCTTTGGAACCTCGATTTCGAGCTCCGTTCTTAAGTGCTGAAACAAGCTTTTCAGGTAGGCGTAGTCTGGCCGCTCGCCGCGCAAATACTTTGCCAATTCCCGAGCCTTCTTTTTGGATGATGTACGTTTTTCCGTCACGCTAGTTCCCCTTCCAAGGATAATCGTTCGCTCATGTTGAGGCGGAATGTGCCATAAGGGTTTACGTGTGTGTAAACGAGCGGCGTAAGCGCCCGTAAATCCTCCAGAGCTATTGTATCAAACCATCTTTTATCCGAGAGAATATTTTGCAACATCAGGGTGTTGACGTAGACGAGACAATTCTGCAGGAGATGCAAGGACAAGACAGCCATTTCCTGATCCTCCATTCGATTTGTCGCGATTTCGCCGCCCTTGCCGTAAAAGATGAAGCTGTTGGCCGAGTTCCAATTTTCTACTACATTCAGTCCTTCGTTAATCTCGCGGCGCAGCTCTTCGGAGTTCAAATAGTCGCATAGAAAGACCGTCTTGACGGCTTTACCGAGTTCCCCCAAGGCTTGATAAGTAAGGATGCTTCAAATTGTTTCGCGTAAACCGTTTCAAGATCGCTTCCGTCTCGGCGGTGCCGAGACGCAACG is a genomic window of Paenibacillus durus ATCC 35681 containing:
- a CDS encoding PQQ-binding-like beta-propeller repeat protein — its product is MKKTAYILNTLLAAALFTTGDGLYGHIAAADTAHGNNSSVSAAADSATPTLKPLWHAQTNESGLYDKHAPVSNSLVYYAASGKLIAADLATGKVKWSIPGGQYPEVITNNSVLYITSGGNLVCADARNGKITWKAKGINPFSEVGAHAELVSGTLIYFNENGGLAAYNPSNGKKKWENKALPMYASSLIGQYDGVLIVSSTVDNYRTQFFGLDPATGKKLWRTEGIYSFLAYRNGQLMMRRLPNLSTVSGGVAAPGYLVTFVQLNPRTGKVTGTENYTPLHDISRLGNSYTAIVGPYLYTADGNLDKNETILRRYTLGQDSNAKPVSYEQNGKWLSGPENGMAFFSQGTELTGVKLSKHSIRSYGRFPSPVTRVQAIGKGVFASLDNGDIYLIEAATGKSLGRIATNATEIGNAYVVNDVLLIQTNKGLFAATLPKPL
- a CDS encoding gamma-glutamyl-gamma-aminobutyrate hydrolase family protein, which gives rise to MERPMIGILPLYDKDKESYWMLPGYMKGIEDAGGIPFMLPLTSDIEIITKIANRFDGFLFTGGHDVNPEIYGENVEEVCGEMCKERDDMETALFKQVVDLDKPAFGICRGIQLFNALLGGTLYQDIPTQLRSEVEHKQVPPYTKPVHNVYIEKGNPLYHIIQTESLKVNSYHHQGIKQLSEQLLSVAEAEDGLIEAVIMPQKKFIFAVQWHPEFNYKLDDYNFRLFEEFVRSCEN
- a CDS encoding ketoacyl-ACP synthase III, which codes for MAGARITAIGTYVPEKRLTNFDLERRVDTNNEWIIQRTGIEERRISHPDEFTSDLCVAAVKNLIQRFNKTVEDVDMVIVATSTPDFSFPSVASLVQNRLHIAQTGAIDISAACSGFVYALHTAHSMISSGLHGKILVIGADTMSKITDYTDRTTCILFGDGAGAVLVERDDHFNSFIGYHMGSDGSGAHHVYRTGLANKVNGIELVDTGCIVQNGREVFRWVVRNIPGGIKEILNKTEMTIDKVDWFIPHSANLRIIEPICEKIGHPMEKTLYSLVNFGNTSAATIPLSFDLGIRDGKVKNGDWILMYGFGAGLTHAGQLLQLKLDEQATVQPQTLNS
- a CDS encoding S8 family serine peptidase, whose translation is MKKIFLLAAILVLILTAAFNSVNAASAQAEERVIVLFKDKIDKDLIANNGGKINRELRNLPAISISVPSVALQGLSRNPNIELIEKDSIVKVEGQVSDWGIDDVKAPVAWNSGYTGTGVKIAVVDTGISLSHSDLSVAGGASFVAYTNSYNDDNGHGTHVSGIIGARNNDIGTIGVAPDSDLYAVKVLDSSGSGYLSDVIAGIDWAITNQMDIINLSLGSTTDSPTLHQAVDKAYNNGTLVVAAAGNSGLINGNGDTVEYPAKYDSAIAVAAVDSSNNRASFSSTGPKVEVSAPGVSIYSTYLNNGYTKLSGTSMATPYTTGILALLKQQNPALTNIELRDKLDQNVVDLGATGRDTLTGYGLIQAQAQPLESNKTVLSVTTDKDAYLKGETVTVEATVKDSNLNALNGATVNLTITSPNGSQTNTVQTTDSSGAVVFNIATNKKTKTGTYKINVQSSLSGYSSSNATMEYTIN
- a CDS encoding tyrosine-type recombinase/integrase; translated protein: MAKYLRGERPDYAYLKSLFQHLRTELEIEVPKTSKKLPYVPTEEELKRYYEVVWKSKNFQDMMIVKTLMYTGIRVSELINIRLTDIDFHYCQVRINNGKGGKDRIVPFPQSFKELLAMHADAMKKKHAVYLFESSWKKKYTDRGIRKILAKYSEEAELAQDLSPHKLRHFLLTWLKKQGIDDALIQPYSGHESRKSLEIYSKLAITDAQQEYNEVINKFPI